The following are from one region of the Capsicum annuum cultivar UCD-10X-F1 chromosome 1, UCD10Xv1.1, whole genome shotgun sequence genome:
- the LOC107840375 gene encoding long chain acyl-CoA synthetase 1, with translation MSMTMFGVKVEEGKEGKNGQPSIGPVYRNPISKNGFPSADPDLSTAWQLFRSAVDKYPGNRMLGWRDFKDGKWGPYNWKTYKEAYEEILQTGSALRAHGIEPGARIGIYGANCPQWIVAMEACSAHNLICVPLYDTLGPGAVNFIIEHAEIDIVFYQDKKVKELLNSECTHAKRLKLIVSFTSLQQEEKDKAVSMNIKPYSWNEFLNMGKENPSEPSPPQPLDICTIMYTSGTSGEPKGVILTHENMTASITGVDHFMEEFEDKMTVDDVYISFLPLAHILDRMIEEFFFHRGASVGYFHGNINEIQEDMMALKPTFLAGVPRVYERVHEGVLKALDELNPFRRRMFHLLYNLKLKWMNLGYKHKYASRLADLLAFRKVKARLGGRIRLIVSGGAPLSSEVEEFLRVTSCGFVLQGYGLTETCGLATIGHPDEMCMLGTVGPPFVFTELRLEEVPEMGYDPLGDPPRGEICVRGRTTFAGYYKKPELTREAIKDGWFHTGDIGEMMPNGVVKIIDRKKNVIKLSQGEYVALEYLEKVYGIAPIVEDIWVYGDSFKSMLVAVVVPHEGNIKKWADQNGHKGSIPELCSLQELNQYVLLELKSAAERNKLRGFENIKGVILEPQPFEFDQDVVTATMKKRRERLLKRYKVDIVDLYQRLNAAPRR, from the exons ATGAGCATGACCATGTTTGGTGTGAAAGTGGAGGAAGGAAAAGAAGGCAAAAATGGGCAACCATCTATTGGTCCTGTTTATCGAAATCCAATATCTAAAAATGGTTTTCCTTCAGCTGATCCTGATTTGTCTACAGCTTGGCAACTCTTTAG ATCAGCTGTTGATAAATATCCAGGGAATAGAATGCTGGGATGGCGAGATTTTAAGGATGGAAAG tgGGGGCCTTATAACTGGAAAACCTACAAAGAAGCTTAtgaagagattttgcagactggttcTGCATTACGGGCTCATGGTATCGAACCT GGTGCTCGAATTGGAATTTATGGAGCCAATTGTCCTCAGTGGATAGTAGCAATGGAG GCTTGCAGTGCCCACAATTTGATATGTGTCCCTCTCTATGATACCTTGG GACCTGGAGctgtaaattttattattgaacATGCTGAGATTGATATCGTTTTTTATCAAGATAAGAAAGTGAAAGAA CTTCTAAATTCGGAGTGCACACATGCTAAACGCCTGAAGT TGATCGTGTCTTTCACTTCGCTACAGCAGGAGGAGAAGGATAAGGCAGTTTCTATGAATATTAAACCATACTCTTGGAATGAATTTCTCAACATG GGTAAAGAGAATCCATCAGAGCCTTCACCGCCACAGCCATTAGACATATGTACAATCATGTACACTAGTGGAACTAGCGGAGAACCTAAAGGTGTAATATTGACTCATGAAAATATGACAGCATCTATAACTGGGGTTGATCATTTTATGGAAGAATTCGAAGACAAG ATGACAGTGGATGATGTGTACATATCTTTCCTACCACTTGCTCATATACTTGATCGGATGATTGAAGAATTCTTCTTTCATAGGGGTGCTTCTGTTGGCTACTTCCATGGG AATATCAATGAGATACAAGAAGACATGATGGCATTGAAGCCAACCTTTTTGGCTGGAGTACCTCGAGTTTACGAAAGGGTGCATGAAG GTGTACTGAAAGCACTTGACGAACTCAATCCCTTCAGGAGGCGCATGTTCCACTTGCTATATAACCT CAAGCTTAAATGGATGAATCTTGGGTACAAACATAAGTATGCTTCGCGACTGGCTGATCTACTAGCTTTTAGAAAG GTAAAGGCTAGGCTAGGCGGGCGGATTCGCCTCATAGTCTCTGGTGGCGCTCCTTTAAGCAGTGAGGTGGAAGAATTCTTGCGGGTTACCTCCTGTGGATTCGTCCTACAAGGCTACG GGTTGACAGAGACTTGCGGTTTGGCTACCATCGGGCATCCAGATGAAATGTGCATGCTTGGAACTGTTGGTCCACCATTTGTCTTCACAGAACTTCGTCTCGAGGAAGTACCTGAAATGGGGTATGATCCACTAGGAGACCCTCCCCGGGGAGAGATATGCGTGAGAGGGAGGACCACTTTTGCTGGATACTACAAAAAACCAGAGTTGACAAGAGAGGCCATCAAAGATGGATGGTTTCATACAG GTGACATCGGAGAAATGATGCCTAATGGAGTAGTTAAAATCATTGATCGAAAGAAGAATGTCATAAAGCTGTCCCAAGGAGAATATGTTGCACTGGAATATCTGGAGAAGGTTTATGGTATTGCACCCATTGTTGAAGAT ATATGGGTATATGGGGACAGCTTCAAGTCCATGCTGGTGGCGGTTGTCGTGCCACATGAAGGGAACATAAAGAAATGGGCTGATCAAAATGGGCACAAGGGTTCAATTCCTGAACTTTGTTCCCTCCAAGAGCTAAACCAATATGTTCTCCTTGAGCTGAAATCTGCTGCAGAAAGGAACAAG CTAAGAGGTTTTGAGAACATCAAAGGCGTGATTCTAGAACCTCAACCCTTCGAGTTTGACCAGGACGTGGTAACAGCAACAATGAAAAAGAGAAGGGAGAGATTGCTTAAGCGTTACAAG GTGGATATTGTTGACCTTTACCAAAGGCTCAATGCAGCACCTAGACGCTAA